Proteins from a single region of Chloroherpeton thalassium ATCC 35110:
- a CDS encoding dihydroorotase: MSSTILKNALLINPAEKLNAVGSMKLSESGVIEAVALAPDELSAQPDDRVIDFTGRIICSGLFDMHVHFREPGYEYKETLETGSRAAVAGGFTGVAVMPNTNPPIDSAPVASYIFRKSEKLPIDIHVIGCITEGRKGEKIANYGELSGVGVCTLSDDGSAVMDVNVMRLAIEYATGFDMLLIQHCEDDHLSKKGVMNEGYFSSMLGLAGIPAISESTLLERDISLLKYLMESKGSAFRHTPRYHVAHVSTKTSLELVKRAKASGLPVTCEVTPHHFTLTEKDVFEANYDGNFIMKPPLCTESDKAAILEALVDGTIDAIATDHAPHASHEKSGGMAQASFGIIGLETAVGLTFTELVHKGIISTYRAIELLSSNPRRILKQAPVRFQPGETANLTFIDPSYNWTLQPENICSKSTNTPFMNRAFKGKSIGICSRGTVTINLA, from the coding sequence ATGAGTAGCACTATTTTAAAAAATGCCCTGTTAATAAATCCTGCGGAAAAATTAAATGCTGTCGGGAGTATGAAGCTTTCTGAAAGCGGCGTAATCGAAGCCGTGGCGCTGGCGCCCGATGAACTTTCGGCACAGCCAGATGATCGCGTAATCGATTTCACAGGTCGAATCATCTGCTCGGGTCTTTTTGACATGCACGTGCATTTTCGTGAGCCCGGCTATGAGTACAAAGAAACGCTTGAAACCGGCTCTCGGGCAGCTGTTGCCGGTGGTTTTACCGGCGTGGCCGTGATGCCCAATACAAATCCACCAATTGATAGCGCGCCAGTGGCATCGTATATCTTTCGAAAATCGGAAAAGTTGCCGATCGATATTCACGTGATTGGTTGCATAACGGAAGGTCGCAAAGGTGAAAAAATTGCGAATTATGGCGAGCTAAGCGGCGTAGGCGTTTGCACGCTTTCCGATGATGGCAGCGCTGTGATGGATGTCAATGTGATGCGGCTTGCAATTGAATACGCAACCGGCTTCGATATGCTGCTTATTCAGCATTGCGAAGATGATCATCTTTCGAAAAAAGGCGTCATGAACGAAGGTTATTTTTCATCGATGCTTGGTTTGGCTGGAATTCCCGCAATTTCTGAATCAACTTTGCTTGAAAGAGATATTTCTTTATTGAAATATTTAATGGAATCAAAAGGGAGCGCGTTTCGGCATACGCCGCGTTATCATGTGGCGCATGTGAGCACCAAAACCTCGCTCGAATTGGTCAAGCGGGCAAAAGCCAGTGGATTGCCTGTGACTTGCGAAGTCACGCCGCATCATTTCACGCTAACCGAAAAAGATGTGTTTGAGGCGAACTACGATGGCAATTTTATCATGAAACCGCCACTTTGTACGGAATCCGACAAAGCCGCCATCCTTGAAGCGCTTGTTGATGGCACGATCGACGCCATTGCAACCGACCACGCGCCCCACGCGTCGCATGAAAAATCGGGTGGCATGGCACAAGCCTCGTTTGGGATTATCGGGTTGGAAACAGCGGTTGGCTTAACTTTTACAGAATTGGTTCATAAAGGTATAATTTCGACATACCGCGCGATTGAATTGCTTTCGAGCAATCCACGACGTATTTTAAAGCAGGCACCCGTTCGTTTTCAGCCTGGCGAGACGGCAAACCTGACATTTATCGACCCGAGTTATAACTGGACATTACAACCTGAGAACATTTGCTCAAAATCAACCAATACGCCGTTTATGAATCGAGCATTCAAAGGCAAAAGTATTGGCATTTGCAGCAGAGGGACTGTAACAATTAACTTGGCATAG
- a CDS encoding bifunctional 3,4-dihydroxy-2-butanone-4-phosphate synthase/GTP cyclohydrolase II, with the protein MSNGQFDSIESALEDIRQGKLVVVVDDEDRENEGDVITAAENVTPEMVNFITKEARGLLCVAITMQRSNELELKPMVQVNTSMHETNFTVSVDSCLPGVSTGISAHDRAITVQQLANPNSKASDFARPGHIFPLRAMDGGVLRRVGHTEAAVDLSRLAGFQPCGVLCEILKEDGSMARVPDLVQFARKFDLKLITIKDLVAYRMQREKIVRRAVETSLPTHFGTFRLIAYETFIDDKNHLALVKGDVTTNEPVLLRVHSQCATGDIFGSMRCDCGEQLATAMMNIEKEGRGVLLYMMQEGRGIGLINKLKAYNLQDQGYDTVEANEMLGFKADLRDYGIGAQILLDLGVKQMRVMTNNPKKVVGLEGYGLKVVERIPIEMKPNHINRSYLETKRDKLGHLMGATSDQEQLILQKILGSH; encoded by the coding sequence ATGAGCAACGGGCAATTCGATAGTATAGAATCTGCTTTAGAGGATATTCGTCAGGGAAAGCTTGTGGTAGTTGTTGACGATGAAGATAGAGAAAACGAGGGCGATGTGATCACAGCTGCCGAGAATGTGACGCCTGAAATGGTCAATTTCATCACCAAAGAAGCGCGCGGGCTGCTTTGTGTTGCCATTACAATGCAACGCTCAAATGAACTCGAACTCAAACCGATGGTGCAGGTCAACACCTCCATGCACGAAACCAATTTTACCGTATCGGTCGACTCTTGCTTGCCGGGCGTTTCGACTGGCATTTCCGCACACGATAGAGCCATTACTGTTCAGCAACTTGCCAATCCAAATTCAAAAGCGTCGGATTTTGCCAGACCCGGACATATTTTTCCGCTTCGCGCCATGGATGGTGGCGTGCTTCGCCGTGTTGGCCACACGGAAGCGGCTGTTGATTTATCGCGACTTGCCGGGTTTCAACCTTGCGGCGTGTTGTGCGAAATTTTAAAAGAAGACGGCTCAATGGCGCGCGTGCCGGATTTGGTGCAATTTGCCAGGAAATTCGACCTCAAGTTAATCACGATCAAAGATTTGGTCGCTTATCGAATGCAGCGCGAAAAAATTGTGCGGCGCGCCGTCGAAACATCTTTGCCAACTCATTTTGGTACGTTTCGCTTAATTGCTTATGAAACGTTCATCGACGACAAAAATCACCTGGCGCTTGTAAAAGGCGATGTAACAACCAACGAACCAGTTTTGCTGCGCGTGCATTCTCAATGCGCCACAGGCGATATTTTCGGTTCTATGCGCTGCGATTGCGGCGAGCAACTCGCCACCGCCATGATGAACATCGAAAAAGAAGGTCGCGGCGTTTTGCTCTACATGATGCAAGAAGGACGAGGCATCGGATTGATCAATAAACTCAAAGCGTATAATCTCCAAGATCAAGGCTACGACACGGTTGAAGCCAACGAAATGCTTGGGTTCAAAGCGGATTTGCGCGATTATGGCATTGGCGCACAAATTTTACTCGATCTGGGTGTTAAGCAAATGCGCGTGATGACAAATAATCCGAAAAAAGTGGTTGGCCTGGAAGGCTATGGATTGAAGGTTGTCGAGCGCATTCCAATTGAAATGAAACCGAACCATATCAACCGCTCTTATTTGGAAACCAAACGCGATAAGTTAGGGCATTTGATGGGCGCGACTTCAGACCAAGAGCAACTCATTTTGCAAAAAATTCTTGGCTCGCATTAA
- a CDS encoding TrkA-related ion transporter, translated as MKHQAGQKHPEKAGFGDALKQRLAGFFRDMRETFSSELLKVLLFILVLGFFSAALVFWFENTVNQGFKTIEDAIWWAFVTLTTTGYGDIYPITTPGRMVTVVVVLAGVVTLSILSGVVSSILVARKIKEDRGLQEVKLKGHILICGWNHNAEKILSLFRDSGSSKNKFVLINELPESQISNVIYAFKSLEIKFVSGKFINEEVLQRANAKLAEAAIILADFSSADSAKVDERTLLATLTLKSINPKLKVCAHIVHPANRAPLQRANADAIVLSDQHVGYYLVNHVISPGIPEAIDNLFDYKTGSQFQKTAIPPEFKGRSFGELFQYFRQHQQAILIGVITEEKGLSVDDILSSESSSYLDEFIRQKFAESGKQVGQKRSVVMLNPSDDYVILDTDSALTIASK; from the coding sequence ATGAAGCACCAAGCTGGGCAAAAACATCCAGAAAAAGCAGGGTTTGGAGACGCGCTAAAACAGCGGTTGGCGGGATTCTTTAGAGACATGCGCGAGACTTTTAGCAGCGAGTTGCTCAAGGTGCTCCTTTTTATTCTCGTGTTAGGATTTTTTTCCGCAGCGCTGGTTTTTTGGTTTGAAAACACGGTCAATCAAGGTTTTAAAACAATTGAAGATGCCATTTGGTGGGCTTTTGTGACGCTGACAACCACCGGCTACGGCGATATTTATCCAATTACAACGCCAGGTCGAATGGTCACGGTTGTGGTGGTGTTGGCTGGCGTTGTCACGCTCTCGATTCTTTCCGGTGTCGTCTCATCCATTTTAGTGGCTCGAAAAATTAAAGAAGATCGCGGCTTGCAGGAGGTCAAATTGAAAGGTCATATTTTAATTTGCGGCTGGAATCACAACGCCGAAAAAATTCTATCGCTTTTTCGTGATTCAGGCTCGAGCAAAAACAAATTCGTGCTCATCAACGAACTGCCCGAATCGCAAATTTCAAACGTGATTTATGCGTTTAAGTCGCTTGAAATCAAGTTCGTGAGCGGAAAATTCATCAACGAAGAGGTGCTGCAACGCGCCAACGCCAAGCTGGCCGAAGCGGCCATTATTTTAGCAGATTTTTCGAGCGCCGATTCGGCTAAGGTCGATGAGCGCACGCTCTTGGCCACGCTCACCTTGAAAAGTATTAATCCGAAGCTAAAAGTCTGTGCGCACATTGTTCATCCGGCCAACCGCGCGCCGCTGCAACGCGCCAACGCCGATGCCATTGTTTTAAGCGATCAGCATGTTGGATATTATTTGGTCAATCATGTGATTTCGCCCGGCATTCCAGAGGCGATCGACAATCTGTTCGACTACAAAACCGGATCGCAATTTCAAAAAACAGCGATTCCGCCGGAGTTTAAAGGACGCTCGTTTGGCGAACTTTTCCAATATTTTAGGCAGCATCAACAGGCCATTCTTATTGGTGTGATTACGGAGGAAAAAGGACTGAGCGTAGACGATATTCTTTCCAGTGAGTCGAGTTCTTATCTCGATGAATTTATTCGTCAAAAATTTGCCGAGTCTGGAAAGCAAGTTGGCCAAAAGCGTTCTGTTGTGATGCTCAACCCAAGTGATGATTATGTGATTCTCGATACGGACTCGGCATTGACGATTGCAAGCAAATAA
- a CDS encoding WD40 repeat domain-containing protein encodes MSTIYTGQSSSKVNAFAFSPDHSFLAVANWKIIITDILTGKEFRSLITPSMTEYIYTIAYSRDGKTLISAGSTKDIRLWNTGSGRESGLLTGHKLAVNKVVVSPNGKLLASASNDGTVRLWDTQTWRALHTLKGHEQEINAVAFSSDSRFVVSGSTDKMVLVWNALSGELIHSFVGHTRLVAAVAFSPDDRLVVSSGWDSQINIWSMETGNGIGSLTGHPNGIHKLCFLPRTGELLSVSYDRFRKSSNVKLWDISARKELNSLTGDFYNIEVSQNGNYLAIAKPNRQIMVSHINDLSAKTFGQLKAEIAQPEDQGKESAENGTENDDRKVAAPRRHDNRYELGDVFEPTQVLNEHSSSRINSLAFSSDGSLLASASWKLSLMDVESGDTKYNLIEFVKTGYIYALAFNPKGNLFAAAGTDKFIRIFETSSGNEKGQIEGHNQVINSLAFHPNGYLLASGGNDGWVKTWDTRKESEIDSFHEHEDAVTSVAFSSDGRFLASAGNDKIAVLWNAGTGKKKHTLVGHSRPVTCVAFSPNAKFLATGSWDRSIKLWNLETGLEEICLAGHPVGIDFIAFSPNGKMMIASGYNRVRKLSIMRLWDIEKKSTVAALSGNFYTLALSDEKIAFAYTNRTIQISKVPVFEPETFKHLEALLHAYVAEDQRPDPEKRVKA; translated from the coding sequence ATGTCTACAATTTACACAGGTCAATCTTCCAGTAAAGTTAATGCGTTCGCGTTTAGTCCAGACCACAGCTTTTTAGCGGTAGCAAACTGGAAAATTATCATCACTGATATTTTAACCGGTAAGGAGTTTCGCTCTCTCATCACTCCTTCAATGACGGAGTATATTTACACGATTGCTTATAGCCGCGATGGGAAAACGCTTATATCGGCAGGAAGCACGAAAGATATACGGTTATGGAACACCGGTAGTGGCCGAGAATCTGGGCTTCTGACAGGGCATAAGTTGGCCGTCAATAAAGTGGTTGTCAGTCCAAATGGAAAACTGCTGGCTTCCGCCAGTAACGATGGCACGGTTCGACTCTGGGACACGCAAACTTGGCGGGCGTTGCACACCTTAAAAGGCCACGAACAGGAAATCAACGCGGTTGCTTTTTCTTCGGATAGCCGTTTCGTGGTGTCAGGAAGTACCGACAAAATGGTTCTTGTTTGGAACGCGCTATCAGGAGAGCTCATCCATTCGTTTGTTGGGCACACACGACTCGTTGCAGCAGTCGCCTTCAGTCCCGACGATCGGTTGGTGGTTTCTTCCGGTTGGGATAGCCAAATTAACATTTGGAGCATGGAAACCGGCAATGGCATTGGTTCATTAACCGGGCATCCAAACGGCATTCACAAGCTGTGCTTTTTGCCTCGCACAGGGGAATTGCTCTCTGTCAGTTATGATCGGTTCAGAAAAAGCTCAAATGTGAAGCTTTGGGATATTTCCGCGCGCAAAGAATTGAATAGCTTAACGGGGGATTTTTACAACATAGAAGTCAGTCAAAACGGCAATTATCTCGCTATTGCCAAGCCAAACCGCCAAATTATGGTTAGCCATATCAATGATCTATCTGCAAAAACATTTGGGCAGTTGAAAGCTGAAATCGCTCAGCCGGAAGATCAGGGCAAAGAATCGGCAGAAAATGGCACGGAAAATGATGATCGCAAAGTGGCTGCGCCGCGTCGTCACGACAATCGCTATGAGCTTGGGGATGTATTTGAGCCCACGCAAGTGCTAAACGAACATTCATCGAGTCGTATCAATTCGCTGGCGTTTAGTTCTGATGGTTCACTGCTGGCTTCGGCAAGCTGGAAGCTATCATTGATGGATGTGGAATCTGGGGACACAAAATATAATCTGATTGAGTTTGTCAAAACGGGCTACATCTACGCGTTGGCGTTTAATCCAAAGGGAAATCTATTTGCAGCGGCAGGAACAGACAAGTTTATTCGCATTTTCGAAACCAGCTCCGGCAACGAAAAAGGGCAAATTGAAGGGCATAATCAGGTTATCAATAGTTTGGCTTTTCATCCAAACGGCTATCTGCTCGCTTCTGGCGGCAATGATGGATGGGTTAAAACATGGGACACCCGCAAGGAAAGCGAGATTGATTCGTTTCACGAGCATGAAGATGCTGTTACTTCGGTGGCCTTTAGCAGCGATGGTCGGTTCTTAGCTTCTGCTGGAAATGATAAAATTGCCGTGTTATGGAATGCCGGCACGGGCAAGAAAAAACACACGCTTGTTGGGCATTCTCGGCCTGTAACCTGCGTTGCCTTCAGTCCAAATGCGAAGTTTTTAGCCACAGGCAGTTGGGATCGCTCTATTAAACTTTGGAATCTCGAAACCGGGCTTGAGGAAATTTGCTTAGCCGGTCATCCAGTCGGCATTGATTTCATTGCGTTCAGCCCAAATGGCAAAATGATGATCGCTTCGGGTTACAACCGCGTCAGAAAGCTCAGCATTATGAGATTGTGGGACATTGAGAAAAAATCTACGGTTGCGGCGCTTTCTGGAAATTTCTACACATTGGCACTTTCCGATGAAAAGATCGCCTTTGCTTATACCAACAGAACGATTCAGATTTCCAAAGTGCCCGTATTTGAGCCCGAAACATTCAAGCATTTAGAAGCATTGCTTCATGCTTATGTTGCTGAAGATCAGCGTCCCGATCCTGAAAAACGCGTTAAAGCTTAG
- a CDS encoding outer membrane beta-barrel protein → MKKAIFLVALLFSFIPTLANAQSMDGEVAPSDSTLQIEDDAALSEEPVTTEDSASEAVAEPIGEAVSSEEAVTMEAPESADSSAAVQTSEPEAVTTASEKVVEPTPQPPQKAVSKPEPKVQAAREEKEPVSEAPQYGTDEATETIVRGSFGFGVTMGQGDFSDFSGYNAAGKMKISPPNLPFKIVGLLQVNALDYNNRNQDVNSVGAGIEFPLTTISEKLTPYISAELSAVYLHGQYYNSNAFNRLGAGLGVGAELELEDFPVVFDAEFKYRMANLVNKLPDEIDISLMQFWVHFLFPML, encoded by the coding sequence ATGAAAAAGGCAATTTTCCTTGTTGCTTTACTCTTTAGCTTTATTCCCACTTTGGCCAACGCGCAATCCATGGATGGCGAAGTAGCGCCATCAGATTCAACCCTGCAGATTGAAGATGACGCTGCGCTCTCCGAAGAACCAGTTACAACTGAAGACTCGGCATCAGAGGCGGTGGCGGAACCCATCGGTGAAGCAGTTTCCTCTGAGGAAGCGGTTACCATGGAAGCGCCGGAATCTGCTGATTCAAGTGCGGCGGTGCAAACATCTGAACCTGAAGCGGTAACTACGGCAAGTGAAAAAGTTGTAGAACCAACTCCGCAGCCACCACAGAAAGCGGTTTCCAAGCCAGAGCCAAAAGTGCAGGCAGCTCGAGAAGAAAAAGAGCCTGTTTCTGAAGCGCCTCAGTACGGAACTGATGAAGCAACTGAAACGATTGTTAGAGGGAGCTTTGGTTTTGGTGTGACGATGGGACAAGGTGATTTTTCTGATTTTAGTGGATATAACGCCGCCGGAAAAATGAAAATCAGTCCGCCAAACTTGCCGTTTAAAATTGTCGGTTTACTACAAGTCAATGCGTTGGATTACAACAATCGGAATCAAGATGTGAATTCGGTTGGCGCTGGCATTGAATTTCCATTGACCACTATTTCAGAAAAATTGACGCCATATATAAGCGCTGAGCTTTCAGCTGTGTATTTGCATGGACAATATTATAACTCTAATGCGTTTAACCGTTTGGGTGCTGGTTTAGGGGTTGGTGCAGAGTTGGAATTGGAGGATTTCCCCGTCGTATTTGATGCCGAGTTCAAATATCGAATGGCGAACTTAGTGAATAAACTTCCAGATGAAATCGATATCAGTCTGATGCAATTTTGGGTTCACTTTTTATTCCCGATGTTATAA
- a CDS encoding AAA family ATPase, producing the protein MATQKIIITGGPGSGKSTLLEALKRKGYTCYDEVSRRLIKQEAERQSGILPWDNLPAFAEMVFSEMLAQHNEAEQKPGTCFFDRALPDVLGYLKNSNLPTPARYIDVINRCSYERNAFILPPWSEIFVQDSERPQTFHESVSLYHSLFDAYSEQGFRLWKVPFGTIDERIAFVEDVLEAMIEANSVPSLPK; encoded by the coding sequence ATGGCTACGCAGAAAATTATTATTACCGGAGGCCCAGGCAGTGGAAAAAGCACTTTGCTTGAGGCGTTAAAAAGAAAAGGTTACACTTGCTACGATGAAGTGTCGCGCAGATTAATTAAGCAAGAAGCTGAGAGGCAAAGCGGCATTTTGCCGTGGGACAACCTGCCGGCTTTTGCTGAAATGGTTTTCTCCGAAATGCTGGCGCAGCACAACGAGGCTGAGCAAAAACCCGGAACTTGCTTCTTTGACCGTGCCCTTCCCGATGTGTTGGGCTACTTGAAAAACAGCAACCTTCCAACACCAGCGCGCTACATTGATGTAATCAATCGCTGCTCGTATGAGCGCAACGCGTTTATTTTGCCGCCATGGTCGGAGATTTTTGTACAAGATAGCGAGCGCCCGCAGACTTTTCATGAGTCGGTTTCGCTGTATCATTCGCTTTTTGACGCATATAGCGAGCAAGGATTTCGGTTGTGGAAAGTGCCGTTTGGCACGATCGATGAGCGAATCGCGTTTGTGGAAGATGTGTTGGAAGCGATGATCGAAGCAAATTCTGTTCCCTCACTTCCAAAATAG
- a CDS encoding CCA tRNA nucleotidyltransferase, with amino-acid sequence MVSQDNTKLVNFNAEIFRKIGALADEMQLPCYAVGGFVRDSLLQRKCKDIDIMVVGEPIAFAKAAKTKLNGFGFAVFERFRTARLSLKDREMGEIELEFVGARKESYSPESRKPITEVGTLQDDLSRRDFTINALAVSLNQATFGKLTDLFNGRNDLSAQLLRTPLEPESTFSDDPLRMMRAARFASQLNFNLEPEIFVAMQNMHRRIGIVSKERVRDELFKIMASPKPSVGLDILYKTGVLKEILPELTAMAGVEQIDGVGHKDTFYHTLKVVDNISEMSEKFWLRMAALFHDVGKPKTKRFKEGHGWTFHGHDAVGAAMMQRIFRKQKFPLDHLEYVQKLIRLHLRPIPLSGEEITDSAIRRLMFEAGEELDDLMMLCRADVTSKNPQKVEKIMSNFLLVEEKVSQVCEKDLLAKWRPPINGVEIMEMFNLSEGKIVGLLKKSMENAIIDGVIPYDKEAAMRFLNDEFQKINDKN; translated from the coding sequence ATGGTTTCTCAGGACAACACGAAGTTAGTGAATTTCAACGCTGAAATTTTTAGAAAAATAGGCGCGCTCGCCGATGAAATGCAGCTTCCCTGCTACGCGGTTGGTGGATTTGTGCGAGATTCATTGCTTCAGCGCAAATGTAAAGATATTGATATCATGGTGGTTGGCGAGCCAATTGCGTTTGCCAAAGCTGCCAAAACCAAGTTGAACGGATTTGGGTTTGCCGTTTTTGAGCGTTTTCGTACGGCGAGGCTTTCGTTGAAAGATCGCGAGATGGGCGAAATTGAGCTGGAGTTTGTTGGTGCGCGAAAAGAAAGCTACTCGCCGGAATCCAGGAAGCCAATTACCGAAGTCGGCACGCTTCAAGACGATTTATCTCGGCGCGATTTTACCATCAACGCGCTTGCCGTGAGTTTAAATCAGGCAACCTTTGGCAAATTAACAGATCTTTTCAACGGGCGGAATGATTTGAGCGCGCAACTGCTTCGCACGCCGCTTGAACCAGAAAGCACGTTCTCGGACGATCCGCTTCGCATGATGCGCGCCGCGCGTTTTGCCTCGCAACTCAATTTCAACTTAGAGCCGGAGATTTTCGTGGCGATGCAAAACATGCACCGGCGAATTGGCATTGTCTCCAAGGAGCGCGTGAGAGACGAATTATTTAAAATAATGGCCTCGCCAAAGCCATCGGTCGGATTGGATATTCTTTATAAAACTGGCGTTTTGAAAGAAATTCTGCCGGAGCTGACAGCAATGGCTGGTGTTGAGCAAATCGATGGCGTTGGTCATAAGGATACGTTTTACCATACGCTCAAAGTGGTCGATAACATTTCTGAAATGTCGGAGAAGTTTTGGCTGCGCATGGCAGCGCTTTTCCACGACGTGGGCAAACCGAAAACCAAGCGGTTTAAAGAAGGTCATGGCTGGACATTTCACGGCCACGATGCCGTGGGCGCAGCAATGATGCAGCGAATTTTCCGCAAGCAAAAATTTCCGTTGGATCATTTAGAATATGTGCAAAAACTGATTCGGTTGCATTTGCGGCCTATTCCACTTTCCGGTGAGGAAATCACGGATTCGGCTATTCGGCGCTTGATGTTTGAAGCTGGCGAAGAACTTGATGATTTGATGATGCTTTGCCGCGCCGATGTGACCAGCAAAAATCCCCAAAAGGTCGAAAAAATCATGAGCAACTTTCTTTTGGTTGAAGAGAAAGTTTCTCAGGTTTGCGAAAAGGATTTGCTGGCAAAATGGCGTCCGCCGATCAACGGTGTAGAAATCATGGAAATGTTTAACCTGTCGGAAGGGAAAATAGTTGGGCTGTTAAAAAAGTCGATGGAAAATGCTATTATCGACGGTGTTATTCCTTATGATAAAGAAGCGGCTATGCGCTTCTTAAATGACGAGTTTCAGAAGATAAACGACAAAAATTAA
- a CDS encoding fumarylacetoacetate hydrolase family protein — protein MATVKILEESVQVGTIYAIGKNYEAHAKEMQEYETKKLREVPSPSEPIVFSKPASSLITSGEPISISQVNGQPLGHDLHHEVELVVLIGRDCVNVTAENALNFVAGYAVGLDMTLRDRQTKAREQGHPWFISKGFRSSGAVSGFVPAAGLQPNHLFLELKRNGLAVQRGSTSKMIHSCESLISYLSQVFKLEAGDLIFTGTPEGVGAVFPGDLLEAKLLEESTGKLLAQLSVSVQ, from the coding sequence ATGGCGACGGTAAAAATTTTAGAGGAATCCGTTCAAGTGGGCACGATTTACGCGATCGGCAAAAATTACGAGGCTCACGCAAAAGAAATGCAAGAATACGAAACGAAAAAACTTCGCGAAGTGCCTTCTCCAAGCGAGCCCATTGTTTTTTCTAAACCCGCTTCTTCTCTCATTACTTCTGGCGAACCAATTTCTATCAGTCAAGTAAATGGACAGCCGCTTGGCCACGATTTGCATCACGAGGTCGAGCTGGTTGTGCTCATCGGTCGCGATTGTGTGAATGTGACAGCGGAAAATGCGCTAAACTTTGTTGCTGGCTACGCAGTTGGGTTAGATATGACATTAAGAGATCGCCAAACCAAAGCCAGAGAGCAAGGCCATCCGTGGTTTATCAGCAAGGGATTTCGTTCATCCGGCGCTGTTTCTGGGTTTGTTCCAGCGGCAGGACTTCAGCCCAATCATCTTTTTTTGGAGCTCAAGCGCAATGGCCTGGCTGTGCAGCGAGGTTCAACCAGCAAAATGATTCACTCCTGCGAAAGCTTGATTTCCTATCTCTCGCAGGTTTTTAAACTGGAGGCCGGCGACTTGATTTTCACAGGAACGCCGGAAGGCGTGGGCGCCGTTTTTCCTGGCGATCTGCTTGAGGCCAAGTTGCTCGAGGAATCAACCGGCAAGCTTTTGGCTCAGCTAAGCGTATCTGTTCAATGA
- a CDS encoding Fur family transcriptional regulator, giving the protein MTYNEKYVSILRQHDFKVTLPRVKLLEILDGSGEPLSAFDIHKTLSKHGTDLATIYRSLSKFVEAGLLNKIDFGDEFSRYELATNEHYHHFICNECGKVIKIHQCNFDKLSKDIEKVAGHKVLSHEIIFRGICNECVSVASVAH; this is encoded by the coding sequence ATGACCTACAATGAAAAATACGTAAGCATCTTGCGCCAACACGATTTCAAGGTTACCCTCCCGCGTGTAAAACTATTAGAAATCCTTGATGGATCGGGTGAACCTCTGAGCGCATTCGATATTCACAAAACGCTTTCAAAGCACGGAACAGATTTGGCGACCATCTACCGTTCGCTCAGCAAATTTGTTGAAGCCGGCTTGCTCAATAAAATTGACTTTGGCGATGAATTTTCAAGGTATGAGTTGGCAACCAACGAGCACTATCATCACTTTATCTGCAACGAATGTGGCAAAGTGATTAAAATTCACCAGTGCAATTTTGATAAACTTTCTAAGGACATTGAAAAAGTCGCTGGGCACAAAGTGCTTTCACATGAGATTATATTCAGAGGCATTTGCAATGAGTGCGTTTCCGTTGCAAGTGTGGCGCACTGA
- a CDS encoding cyclic nucleotide-binding domain-containing protein, with protein sequence MNVNCSEQVVVQLGFLKNVPVFIGLPEEKLKKIQEIITEEQYAASEIIIKDGDHGETMYILLDGEVSISKKLTLLPSDDEHDVKDKVLIKLSARHYAIFGEMALFEEKSERSATVGALTHCKVGTINRADFLQLVEKDSELGAITFKNIAIILSERLKKANKDIVKLTTALSLALG encoded by the coding sequence TTGAATGTAAACTGTTCGGAGCAAGTTGTGGTTCAACTCGGATTTTTGAAAAACGTGCCGGTTTTTATTGGGCTGCCCGAAGAAAAACTGAAAAAAATTCAAGAAATTATAACAGAAGAACAGTACGCCGCTTCGGAAATCATTATCAAAGATGGCGACCACGGCGAAACGATGTACATTTTGCTCGATGGCGAAGTGTCTATTTCCAAAAAGCTAACGCTTTTGCCGAGCGACGATGAGCACGATGTGAAGGATAAAGTGTTGATTAAACTTTCAGCTCGGCATTATGCGATCTTTGGCGAAATGGCACTTTTTGAGGAAAAAAGCGAGCGATCGGCCACCGTCGGCGCGCTGACGCACTGCAAAGTAGGCACCATTAATCGCGCCGATTTTTTGCAACTTGTAGAAAAAGATTCCGAACTCGGTGCAATTACTTTTAAAAATATCGCAATTATTTTGAGCGAACGGCTCAAAAAAGCCAATAAAGACATTGTAAAACTGACCACAGCCTTGAGCCTTGCGCTGGGGTAA